The nucleotide sequence CCGGGTTGCTAACCTGCTATCCCTCCAGTTACTGTTTAGCACTTTAGCTTAGGTTTCTGTTTGGGCCTTAGGGCCCCTTTGTAAACCAAAAAACAAATCGAATGCAAACAGTTTATACTTTATACAGCCTCTGAATCATTCTTGATTCTTCAGTTGCTATAATTTTAGGACCAAGCCCAGCCTTGGCATATAAATTGGATTTTACTTGTAGCAGTTTTATCATTTTAATACCGTCCCATTGATTTATTAATTTCAATTAGTTTGAATTATGATATAGTATTAGCCCAttgttaaagaaaaaaaaaaattggcacTTCTTTTAAATTACTCAATTAAAAAATAACATGAACTTTAAAACCATACCAGCAACCCTGTCCCCCCAAAAAAAAAGTACCAGCAAAGAAATTTCCTACGAGtggaagatttttttttctttcttccgtAGAAGATTCAAGACTTTCTCAGTATATCAGCAGCTATAATAATGATTACATAGTTAGCATTTTGATCAAAACTCATCAAGTTATCTCATATTTCCTCTCATTTTTTTCTCTCTCCATAAATCACTCTGTGAAACCTACCTCAAATTTCACTATAATTTGTAGACGGAAAATAGTGTAGTGTCTTTCGTTGGTTGAGGTGGAGAAGGAGAAGCATTGGCATGGTCATGGAATACTACAATGGGTTCAGATGAGTGAAGAACTTGGGTTCTAGAATGTTGTTCTAGTTGGCGTGACAACCTTTGGGCACGAACTGCTGTGAGGTATAAGGCAGAAGCTAATGAAACCGTGGTCAAAGCAAAGACAGCAGCACAAGAGAACAAGCCTCTTCTGATGACGTGGCATGTGTGTCTTGGCTTTGACCAATTCTTCAGATGCCCTGATTCTACACTCACTCCTGCTAGCAGCAGAATCTCCCCAATCGCAAAACATATCCTATATCCAACATAACAACATATGCAATCTGACACGTGTTAGGTTTCATGTTGTTTTCACTGATGCAACAATCTAAGTAGAGTGGTTcatttatatatttgtatatcatatgttatttatttattttcaattatatctatatcttttataattatttatataattaataacaaaaaaaattatttttattgataNNNNNNNNNNNNNNNNNNNNNNNNNNNNNNNNNNNNNNNNNNNNNNNNNNNNNNNNNNNNNNNNNNNNNNNNNNNNNNNNNNNNNNNNNNNNNNNNNNNNNNNNNNNNNNNNNNNNNNNNNNNNNNNNNNNNNNNNNNNNNNNNNNNNNNNNNNNNNNNNNNNNNaacaataaaataataaaaaataactataaaaaaaatttatattctctTTTTATACAACTTTAATCTGTATAGTAGAGTGTCTTGGAATTATTGTACTATATGCAAAATCATTATCAGCATTTATTCCTTCTTATCTTTTTAGTAAATGTGTTTCCTCCAATAATCCCACCTACTTCCTTCTTTCCGCTTCTACTATTCTAGCTCCATTATTACTTTCAATCATAAATTTAAGGTTCAATTATTTAATTGAAGTCTGGTTTAATTTGaatatgattttctaaatttctaAAGTTGACTAGAAATGAACATGAAAGCACgaaatgaagaaggaaagaagaggtTATTGTTGTTACCAGGTAGTGATGAAGAAAAATCCAGCATGGGAGGCTAAGGAGTTGGCAGAAGGGGATTCAGGATCCAAGTGAAGTAAGGTTGGCGATGATTTACTAACTGTGATTAAGAGATAAGTATGCTCCATAACCATGGCCATTGCTAGCACAACAAAAGCACAAGCAGCACATACCAATGGCGTTTTCCCGCTACTTCTGTATACACATTCTGTTTTTCTTGTGTTCATCCATGTCACCTGCCATAtcattaattatatattaattaagagATTTGAGTAATTAATATATATGATTATTATGTACCTGAGAACGTGTGGCTTCTGCTATGAGGCAGAGAGTGAAGGAGGAGAGTCCCAATAGGATTGTGACAAGTACGAGGAACACACCAGTTTTGCTGCTCATCAAACATGTCTTCCCTGTGTTTGGTTCGAGATCAGCATGTGTAACTGCCATTCTTGAATTGAATTGTGTCTTAAAAGAGATGGATTTGTATGAAGGAAGAAGAATAGCTTGGAGCAAaggttacttgaagcttgatgaAGCCCCAAGATTCCCAATATAATGTCATATGTGTGTGGATTTTAATATGAATTAGCATTCACACTCATCACAcatgtcaatttttttttcttaattaataaataaagcCAGACTCATGACTCATCATACAACAATCACGTCCTCAACCTCTTATGCCTCTTCTCAATTCATCAGTTAATTCAGTTTTCTCTTTCTCATGGTCAATGAACGATATTCGTTATATATAATACAACATTTTAAGAACAGAATcggttataattaaaaattattagatgataatttatTTAAACTTGTTAAAttatctaattatttttaattaacaaaaNNNNNNNNNNNNNNNNNNNNNNNNNNNNNNNNNNNNNNNNNNNNNNNNNNNNNNNNNNNNNNNNNNNNNNNNNNNNNNNNNNNNNNNNNNNtattaattattaattataaaaaaaaatttaaataaattaataaaattatttaaagttGTTTGGTTAGGAATTGATTATCTATACTTTTCCTATAACATCGTATGTCTGTGAATGCTAATCAGATTAAACACATAATATTCTCCCTATTTAGACAGGAAATGAAAAACAAAGTTGTGAACAGCGTAAGAGAATGTTTGATGAACAAACAGAGGAGAGAAAGAAAGGCAAGGCAAGCGTGGGTCAAAGTTGTACTCCCTTACTATTCAGATTTGAAGCAAATTAAATATAACACCAATTTCCTTATTCTACTTGATCTTACAACCTCAACAATATTCTTTTTTTAAGTGCTGGCTGGGCATAACTATAAggtcttttctttatttctctctTTTGAAGGGAAAAAAATGACTTTTATGAGGTGGAAATTGCTGATAAGCTTCGAAAAGTGATGATAATAGATGCCAAACTATATGGAATTGACAAATAGCAATGTGAAGTCGGTAGCATTGGTGCTACTCaaagaataatatatatataacttgAATAATAATGTCGCTTTCTCCTGCCAAATCGAATAAAAACAAATTCATATCCACCACTCTAACCACTATGAAATCTTTTATTATGCtttttattatcatcatcatcatcacattaTTATTATGGTAATGTTTGGAGTATTTTTTACTTTGATGATAAATAATGGAAACCCCAATAACTTGTTCAGCTATAAGACTACGTCAGAAAAAAGTATCTACAAAAATAATCTAATTGTTAAGTTAGTTCATGTATCTTGTCACTATAATAACCAAACTTATACCTATAGCATTTTCTTCTCCTTTTGCTAGAATAatgattttcttttttaataagGTATTATGATTCTTTTTGTTATATCCGTTATATGTATTTTAATCTTTACGGTCTAAAAATAAATTTCATATGCCGATTTCAGGGTATCAATTCAAAACTTCAAAGAATTCGAAATTCTTTGGATCTTGAATCTTTTTTCTCTATAGGCCCGTTTTTTCATAATAGCAATTTTGGATCTTATGTCGTGATCTTATGAACTTTGATTTAATGCAGAATAAGTAATTTAGCAATTCTACCAATATTTTTAACTCAACGGTTATATAAACAAAAATGGTTACCTAACTAAACT is from Arachis ipaensis cultivar K30076 chromosome B01, Araip1.1, whole genome shotgun sequence and encodes:
- the LOC107638982 gene encoding uncharacterized protein LOC107638982 isoform X1, which translates into the protein MAVTHADLEPNTGKTCLMSSKTGVFLVLVTILLGLSSFTLCLIAEATRSQVTWMNTRKTECVYRSSGKTPLVCAACAFVVLAMAMVMEHTYLLITVSKSSPTLLHLDPESPSANSLASHAGFFFITTWICFAIGEILLLAGVSVESGHLKNWSKPRHTCHVIRRGLFSCAAVFALTTVSLASALYLTAVRAQRLSRQLEQHSRTQVLHSSEPIVVFHDHANASPSPPQPTKDTTLFSVYKL
- the LOC107638982 gene encoding uncharacterized protein LOC107638982 isoform X2, with protein sequence MAVTHADLEPNTGKTCLMSSKTGVFLVLVTILLGLSSFTLCLIAEATRSQVTWMNTTPLVCAACAFVVLAMAMVMEHTYLLITVSKSSPTLLHLDPESPSANSLASHAGFFFITTWICFAIGEILLLAGVSVESGHLKNWSKPRHTCHVIRRGLFSCAAVFALTTVSLASALYLTAVRAQRLSRQLEQHSRTQVLHSSEPIVVFHDHANASPSPPQPTKDTTLFSVYKL